Proteins from a genomic interval of Pseudomonas paeninsulae:
- a CDS encoding GNVR domain-containing protein → MSHGLPRSRRNWCCSAKIVRWKSLRIARTKTCTSRIWRNGARRRAAQLKGIKFDTSGLQLVRLDQQALEPLAAVKPKKALIIGLGGVAGLMLGVFAALLRPRQADKSYSHSSTPLTPHIHESRDFM, encoded by the coding sequence GTGAGCCACGGATTGCCGAGATCGAGAAGGAACTGGTGTTGCTCAGCCAAAATCGTCAGGTGGAAATCCTTGAGAATCGCCAGAACAAAGACCTGTACCTCAAGGATCTGGCGGAATGGCGCCAGGAGGCGGGCGGCTCAACTCAAAGGAATCAAGTTCGATACCAGCGGCCTGCAGTTGGTTCGGCTGGATCAGCAGGCACTCGAACCGCTCGCGGCCGTCAAACCGAAGAAGGCACTGATCATCGGCCTGGGCGGAGTCGCCGGCCTGATGCTCGGAGTCTTCGCAGCATTGCTGCGCCCCAGGCAAGCCGACAAATCGTACTCGCACAGCAGTACGCCGTTGACTCCCCACATTCACGAATCGCGTGACTTTATGTAG